In a genomic window of Bradyrhizobium sp. LLZ17:
- a CDS encoding branched-chain amino acid ABC transporter permease has product MTRFVERHPAWALIIIIAVAVALWLIFAVWPQGLEEAIGRKRVFLNALFNGITLGGLYFLVASGFTLIFGLMRNVNLAHGSLYLFGGYVGYAISASTGSWILSFIIAFILTALVGVLLQVLVFRRMEGQDLRQTMVTIGLSIVFADLMLWACGGDFYQIQTPNWLIGPIELPLITAVKSSGEPVYLRYPLVRLVIFLASVIIGIAMWLALNRTRIGMIIRAGVDDRDILAATGVRIQIVFVLVFALGAGLAGIAGVVGGTFQSLSPGEDIRFLLASLVVVIVGGMGSIPGAALGALIIGLAEQLGSVYIPTYAIVVTFLIMVLVLALRPRGLLARR; this is encoded by the coding sequence ATGACCCGCTTTGTCGAGCGCCATCCAGCCTGGGCGCTGATCATCATCATCGCGGTCGCCGTCGCTCTTTGGCTGATCTTCGCGGTATGGCCGCAGGGCCTTGAAGAGGCAATCGGCCGCAAGCGGGTCTTCCTCAACGCGCTCTTCAACGGCATCACGCTTGGCGGTCTCTATTTCCTCGTCGCCAGCGGCTTTACGCTGATTTTCGGCCTGATGCGCAACGTCAACCTCGCGCACGGCTCGCTCTATCTGTTCGGCGGTTATGTCGGCTACGCCATCAGCGCCTCGACCGGCTCCTGGATTCTTTCGTTCATCATCGCCTTCATCCTGACTGCGCTCGTCGGCGTCCTGCTCCAGGTTCTCGTCTTCCGCCGCATGGAGGGCCAGGATCTGCGACAGACCATGGTCACCATCGGGCTCTCGATCGTGTTCGCCGATCTGATGCTATGGGCCTGCGGTGGCGACTTCTACCAGATCCAGACCCCGAACTGGCTGATCGGTCCGATCGAGCTGCCGCTGATCACCGCCGTGAAATCCTCGGGCGAGCCGGTGTATCTGCGCTATCCGCTGGTGCGGCTCGTGATCTTCCTGGCCTCCGTGATCATCGGCATCGCGATGTGGCTCGCGCTCAACCGCACCCGGATCGGCATGATCATCCGCGCCGGCGTCGACGATCGCGATATTCTCGCCGCGACGGGGGTGCGTATCCAGATCGTGTTCGTGCTCGTCTTCGCGCTCGGCGCCGGGCTCGCCGGCATCGCCGGCGTGGTCGGCGGGACGTTCCAGTCGCTCTCGCCCGGCGAAGACATCCGTTTCCTGCTCGCCTCGCTCGTGGTCGTGATCGTGGGCGGCATGGGCTCCATTCCCGGCGCCGCGCTCGGCGCGCTGATCATCGGCCTCGCCGAGCAGCTTGGCTCGGTTTACATCCCGACTTACGCCATCGTCGTGACCTTCCTGATCATGGTGCTGGTGCTAGCGCTTCGGCCGCGGGGCCTGCTCGCGAGGCGCTGA
- a CDS encoding ABC transporter permease, with protein MNEARRSGAALEVRGLDVYYGHSHALQGVDLSLDTGVFSVVGRNGMGKTTLCKAIMGLVPVSGGSIRVRGEDITRRPPAHIARLGVGYVPQGRRLWRSLSVDEHLRLAGGMRSGSWTVERIYDTFPRLAERKDHGGGQLSGGEQQMLAISRALLTNPQLLIMDEPTEGLAPVIVAQVEEMLLRLGEDDDISVLVIEQNIGVATAISRNVAIMVNGRINRIIDSGRLAADRELQQRLLGVGLHAELTPDLDLPAAGAETKTVPQPARPTGPIRVYISNPTPPTRWSQPAPIARIEAAARTLSTQVARLDETARRKREPATSQSSGPPIVLVVGTLDTKGTELRFIRDIIAANGLRTRLVDVSTSGKQASCDVSAQEIALNHGRGGSAVFGPDRGAAVTAMADAFANWLRRQGNIAGVISAGGSGATSLVAPGMRTLPVGVPKLIISSVASGDVGPYVGPADITMMHSVTDVQGLNSISRAVLSNGANAIAGMVRAQLDQREAGERAASASSPSVGITMFGVTTPAVQKIAADLGDDFECLVFHATGVGGRSMEKLVESGQLAAVIDLTTTEICDLLMDGVFPATDDRFGAIIRTRAPYVGSVGALDMVNFGAPETIPERYRTRKFHVHNPQVTLMRTTAEENERMGRWIGERLNQMDGPVRFFLPEGGVSALDARGQPFWDPEADTALFRALERTVRQTGNRQLIRVKQNINDPEFASTIVSAFRTLFGRAGARRRLVR; from the coding sequence ATGAATGAGGCCCGCCGCAGCGGCGCAGCCCTCGAGGTCCGCGGCCTTGATGTCTATTACGGCCATTCGCACGCGCTACAGGGCGTCGATCTCTCCCTCGATACCGGCGTGTTCTCCGTCGTCGGCCGCAACGGCATGGGCAAGACCACGCTGTGCAAAGCCATCATGGGCTTGGTTCCGGTGAGCGGCGGCTCGATCCGCGTCCGTGGCGAGGACATCACACGACGGCCGCCAGCCCACATCGCGCGTCTTGGCGTCGGCTATGTGCCGCAGGGCCGCCGACTCTGGCGCTCGCTCAGCGTCGACGAACATCTGCGGCTCGCCGGTGGGATGCGGTCCGGATCCTGGACCGTCGAGCGGATCTACGACACCTTTCCGCGACTTGCCGAACGCAAGGACCATGGTGGCGGCCAGCTCTCCGGCGGCGAGCAGCAGATGCTCGCGATTTCCCGCGCGCTGCTGACAAATCCGCAGCTCCTGATCATGGACGAGCCGACCGAGGGGCTTGCGCCCGTCATCGTCGCCCAGGTCGAGGAGATGCTGCTGCGGCTCGGCGAGGACGACGACATCTCCGTGCTCGTGATCGAGCAGAACATCGGCGTGGCGACCGCGATCTCGCGCAACGTCGCGATCATGGTCAACGGCCGCATCAATCGCATCATCGACTCCGGCCGGCTCGCCGCCGACCGCGAGCTCCAGCAGCGCCTGCTCGGCGTTGGCTTGCATGCCGAACTTACGCCTGATCTCGACCTGCCGGCGGCAGGCGCCGAGACGAAGACGGTCCCGCAGCCCGCCCGACCGACCGGCCCGATCCGGGTCTACATCTCCAACCCAACGCCACCGACACGCTGGTCCCAACCCGCCCCGATCGCGCGGATCGAAGCAGCGGCACGCACGCTCTCGACGCAGGTTGCGCGCCTCGACGAGACGGCGCGACGCAAGCGCGAGCCGGCGACGTCGCAGTCCTCGGGGCCGCCAATCGTCCTGGTGGTCGGCACGCTCGACACCAAAGGCACCGAGCTGCGCTTCATCCGCGACATCATCGCCGCGAACGGGCTGCGCACCCGGCTGGTCGATGTCTCCACCAGCGGCAAGCAGGCAAGCTGCGACGTCTCCGCGCAGGAAATCGCGCTCAACCACGGCCGCGGTGGTTCGGCCGTGTTCGGGCCCGATCGAGGAGCCGCAGTCACCGCCATGGCGGATGCGTTCGCCAACTGGCTGCGGCGCCAGGGCAACATCGCCGGCGTGATTTCGGCCGGCGGCTCGGGCGCGACATCGCTGGTTGCGCCGGGCATGCGCACCCTGCCCGTCGGCGTGCCCAAACTGATCATCTCATCCGTCGCCTCCGGCGATGTCGGACCCTACGTCGGTCCGGCCGACATCACCATGATGCACTCGGTCACGGACGTTCAGGGGCTCAACTCGATCTCGCGCGCAGTGCTGTCGAACGGCGCCAACGCCATCGCCGGCATGGTCAGGGCGCAGCTCGATCAGCGCGAGGCCGGGGAGCGCGCTGCCAGCGCCAGCTCGCCGTCGGTCGGCATTACCATGTTCGGCGTCACGACGCCGGCCGTCCAGAAGATCGCAGCCGATTTGGGCGATGACTTTGAATGCCTCGTCTTCCACGCCACCGGCGTCGGTGGCCGCTCGATGGAAAAGCTCGTCGAGTCCGGCCAGCTCGCAGCCGTCATCGATCTGACCACAACCGAGATCTGCGACCTCCTGATGGACGGTGTGTTTCCGGCCACGGACGATCGCTTCGGCGCGATCATCCGCACCCGCGCGCCCTATGTCGGCTCGGTTGGCGCGCTCGACATGGTCAATTTTGGCGCGCCCGAAACCATCCCCGAACGCTACCGCACGCGAAAATTTCACGTCCACAATCCGCAGGTGACGCTGATGCGCACCACGGCAGAGGAGAACGAGCGGATGGGCCGCTGGATCGGCGAGCGGCTCAACCAGATGGACGGGCCGGTGCGCTTCTTCCTGCCCGAAGGCGGCGTCTCCGCACTCGACGCCCGCGGCCAGCCGTTCTGGGACCCGGAGGCCGACACCGCCCTGTTCCGCGCGCTGGAGCGTACGGTGCGGCAGACCGGCAACCGTCAGCTCATCCGCGTCAAGCAAAACATCAACGATCCCGAGTTCGCCTCGACCATCGTGAGCGCGTTCCGAACGCTGTTCGGTCGTGCCGGGGCGCGCCGGAGGCTAGTGAGGTGA
- a CDS encoding extracellular solute-binding protein, translating to MRLLGKLGLAGAACLLWASVAAADTTVKWLHIEVNPAQVKIWEEVARAYEASHPGVKVEMQFLENEAYKAKLPTILQSKDRPNIIYSWAGGVLKTQIEAGVLEDITDPVKGYSDSLTPAALAAFTSNGRVYGLPVALSQVGFLCNRELMAKAKVDPAAIKSWDDLLAAVKTLKAAGITPIVVGGADKWPLHFYWTHLAVRVGGKPAFEAALRGENGGFAGETFQKSGELFKQLVDLQPFQNGFLGFKNPQAVGYFGDGKAAMTLAISSVYNLQRALAADKVGLSEDKICWFDFPVVAGGKGAPTDTLGGITGWLITKDSPKEAVDFLKYFISKDVQTRLAAGSFIVPVVQGAEAGLNNPFMKLIAANLAKSNYHQNFYDQSLGPSVGRVVNDVSAEIAGGSMSPQDAAKAIEAARKQGN from the coding sequence ATGAGGCTGCTCGGGAAGCTGGGACTCGCCGGTGCCGCATGCCTGCTTTGGGCCAGCGTCGCCGCAGCCGACACAACCGTGAAATGGCTCCACATCGAGGTTAACCCGGCCCAGGTGAAGATCTGGGAGGAGGTCGCGCGCGCCTATGAGGCGTCGCATCCGGGCGTCAAGGTCGAGATGCAGTTCCTCGAGAACGAAGCCTACAAGGCCAAGCTGCCGACCATCCTGCAATCCAAGGACCGTCCCAACATCATCTATAGTTGGGCCGGCGGCGTGTTGAAGACGCAGATCGAAGCCGGCGTGCTCGAGGACATTACCGATCCCGTGAAGGGCTACAGCGACAGCCTGACGCCGGCGGCGCTTGCCGCGTTCACCAGCAACGGTCGCGTCTACGGCCTGCCCGTGGCGCTGTCGCAGGTCGGGTTCCTCTGCAACAGGGAACTGATGGCGAAGGCGAAGGTCGATCCGGCCGCCATCAAGAGCTGGGACGATCTGCTCGCCGCGGTGAAGACGCTGAAGGCCGCCGGCATCACGCCCATCGTGGTCGGCGGCGCTGACAAATGGCCGCTGCATTTCTATTGGACGCATCTTGCAGTCCGTGTCGGCGGCAAGCCGGCGTTCGAAGCGGCGCTGCGCGGCGAGAATGGCGGCTTTGCCGGCGAGACCTTCCAGAAATCCGGCGAGCTGTTCAAGCAACTCGTCGATCTCCAGCCATTCCAGAACGGCTTTCTCGGTTTCAAGAACCCGCAGGCCGTCGGCTATTTCGGTGATGGCAAAGCGGCGATGACGCTCGCGATCAGTAGCGTCTACAATTTGCAGCGCGCGCTCGCCGCCGACAAGGTCGGATTGAGCGAAGACAAGATCTGCTGGTTCGATTTTCCGGTCGTGGCCGGCGGGAAGGGCGCGCCGACGGACACGCTGGGGGGCATCACAGGCTGGCTGATCACAAAAGACTCGCCGAAGGAGGCGGTCGACTTCCTGAAATACTTCATCTCCAAGGACGTTCAGACCCGGCTTGCCGCGGGCAGCTTCATCGTTCCCGTGGTGCAGGGTGCGGAGGCCGGTCTCAACAATCCTTTCATGAAGCTGATCGCGGCCAATCTGGCGAAGTCGAACTACCACCAGAACTTCTATGACCAGAGCCTCGGCCCTTCGGTCGGTCGCGTCGTCAATGACGTCAGCGCGGAAATCGCCGGCGGCAGCATGAGTCCGCAGGACGCTGCCAAGGCGATCGAGGCGGCGCGGAAGCAGGGTAACTGA
- a CDS encoding AraC family transcriptional regulator — protein MSRALAVFHGRFGRATVYQLNRPFNIHAHREGHLIFHVGGRPACIDVSDGRYELTEGSVVAVNPWEPHNFLPSDLDLGAVFFVLYVNAEWFAPDAPGADRLRFGRTQFTRSVALDKHIKHAAALVCGAPSLNSLDGELRRLIDICYDESWQQAETARDPRANGSVTDFRVRKCIKMMSESPGAEIELDTIARESGLSRPHFYRLFRTQTGVTPHLYLNTLMMEQALEALVASEAPIADIGFDLGFSSQSGFTRFFAANVGMAPTDYRRAAKVLRA, from the coding sequence ATGAGCCGGGCGCTCGCCGTCTTCCACGGCCGCTTTGGCCGGGCGACGGTCTATCAGTTGAACCGTCCTTTCAACATCCACGCACATCGCGAAGGTCATTTGATCTTCCATGTCGGGGGGCGTCCCGCATGCATCGATGTCAGCGATGGACGTTACGAGCTCACCGAAGGGTCCGTCGTCGCGGTCAATCCATGGGAGCCGCATAATTTCCTGCCGTCCGACCTCGACCTCGGCGCCGTTTTCTTCGTGCTTTATGTCAACGCGGAGTGGTTCGCGCCCGATGCGCCCGGCGCCGACCGCCTTCGCTTCGGCCGCACGCAATTCACGCGGTCGGTGGCACTGGACAAGCATATCAAGCACGCAGCCGCCCTCGTGTGCGGCGCCCCTTCGCTCAATAGCCTGGATGGCGAGCTGAGAAGGCTGATCGACATCTGCTATGACGAGAGCTGGCAGCAGGCCGAAACCGCGCGCGATCCGCGCGCAAACGGTTCCGTCACCGATTTTCGCGTGCGCAAGTGTATCAAGATGATGTCGGAGAGCCCCGGTGCCGAGATCGAGCTCGACACCATCGCGCGTGAATCCGGCCTCTCGCGGCCGCATTTCTACCGGCTGTTCCGCACCCAGACCGGCGTCACCCCTCACCTCTATCTCAATACGCTGATGATGGAGCAGGCGCTGGAAGCGCTGGTGGCGAGCGAGGCGCCGATCGCCGATATCGGCTTCGATCTCGGCTTCTCATCGCAGAGCGGGTTCACCCGCTTTTTCGCAGCCAATGTCGGGATGGCACCAACCGATTATCGTCGCGCGGCCAAGGTTTTGCGCGCCTGA
- a CDS encoding ABC transporter substrate-binding protein, which translates to MLKGSAGLILLSAMLLSGTAMAQEKIKVGVTATLEGTYTVLGEDGIRGFQTALNVLGKKVGDKELEFVIASTDATPDSAVRAVRKLIEQDKVQILLSPLSGDEGIAVKNFAKTHPELTFINAASGAQETTYVDPAPNFFRYNMDGAQWQVGLGKYAYDEKKYRKIATVGEDYSFIYTQVFGLVLEFCGAGGQVTNRQWVPLGTKDFASVIAALPDDVDAIYLGLGGADAVNFLNQYQQAGGKAHLMGGSIMIDQTILSSKGNAKNALVGTLAASGQADTWEDPGWQKFVKDYQDAFPANKRFPSPSLLATNYYGSTMALILALRQVNGDLSNNQAKYKEALAKIELDAPNGKIKLDSNRQAIGTNFVTEVVDDGKGALFSKVVKVIPNVNQTLGYDPAVFAKIGLPSRTVPECKKY; encoded by the coding sequence ATGTTGAAAGGCAGTGCGGGATTGATTCTATTGAGTGCCATGTTGTTGTCTGGCACGGCGATGGCCCAGGAGAAGATCAAAGTTGGCGTCACCGCGACGCTCGAAGGCACCTACACCGTGCTCGGTGAGGATGGCATTCGCGGCTTTCAGACGGCGCTCAACGTACTCGGCAAGAAGGTCGGCGACAAGGAGCTCGAATTCGTCATCGCCTCGACCGATGCGACACCGGACTCTGCCGTGCGCGCCGTGCGCAAGCTGATCGAGCAGGACAAGGTGCAGATCCTGCTGTCGCCGCTGTCTGGCGACGAAGGCATCGCGGTCAAGAATTTCGCAAAGACCCATCCGGAGCTGACTTTCATCAACGCCGCCTCCGGTGCCCAGGAAACGACCTATGTCGATCCGGCGCCGAATTTCTTCCGCTACAACATGGACGGCGCGCAGTGGCAGGTGGGCCTCGGCAAATACGCCTATGACGAGAAGAAGTATAGGAAGATCGCGACCGTCGGCGAGGACTATTCCTTCATCTACACCCAGGTGTTCGGCCTCGTGCTCGAATTCTGCGGCGCCGGCGGACAAGTCACCAACAGGCAATGGGTGCCGCTCGGCACCAAGGACTTCGCCTCGGTCATCGCCGCGCTGCCGGATGACGTCGACGCCATCTATCTCGGTCTCGGCGGTGCCGACGCCGTCAACTTCCTCAACCAGTACCAGCAGGCCGGCGGCAAGGCACATCTGATGGGCGGCTCGATCATGATCGACCAGACCATCCTGTCGTCCAAGGGCAACGCCAAGAACGCGCTGGTCGGCACGCTCGCCGCGAGCGGCCAGGCCGACACCTGGGAGGATCCGGGTTGGCAGAAGTTCGTCAAGGACTACCAGGACGCCTTCCCGGCCAACAAGCGCTTCCCCAGTCCGTCGCTGCTTGCCACCAACTATTACGGCTCGACCATGGCGCTGATCCTGGCGCTGCGCCAGGTCAACGGGGATCTCTCCAATAACCAGGCCAAGTACAAGGAAGCCCTCGCCAAGATCGAGCTCGACGCACCCAACGGCAAGATCAAGCTCGACTCCAACCGCCAGGCGATCGGCACCAACTTCGTCACCGAAGTCGTCGACGACGGCAAGGGCGCGCTGTTCTCCAAGGTCGTGAAGGTGATCCCGAACGTCAATCAGACCCTGGGCTACGATCCCGCAGTGTTCGCCAAGATCGGTTTGCCTAGTCGTACAGTACCGGAATGTAAGAAGTACTGA
- a CDS encoding phosphoenolpyruvate hydrolase family protein, translating into MARFERAVLLRRFREMAKRGEPIVGGGAGTGLSAKCEEAGGVDLIVVYNSGRYRMAGRGSLAGLMAYGDANAIVLEMAGEVLPVVSKTPVLAGVNGTDPFRDMDVFLDQLKALGFAGVQNFPTVGLIDGIFRANLEETGMSYALEIDMIAKAREKDLLTTPYVFSEKEAAAMAIAGADIIVCHLGLTTGGSIGAQTALKLQDCPARVDTWASAALSVNPDILVLAHGGPIAEPADADFIMKNTRHCHGFYGASSMERLPVERALTDQVRKFKAIGAR; encoded by the coding sequence ATGGCCCGGTTTGAACGCGCGGTACTCCTGAGGCGATTTCGCGAGATGGCGAAGCGCGGCGAACCGATCGTCGGCGGCGGCGCCGGCACCGGGCTGTCGGCCAAATGCGAAGAGGCCGGCGGCGTCGATCTCATCGTCGTCTACAATTCCGGCCGCTATCGCATGGCGGGCCGCGGCTCGCTCGCCGGACTGATGGCCTATGGCGACGCCAACGCCATCGTACTGGAGATGGCTGGCGAGGTGCTGCCAGTGGTCAGCAAGACGCCGGTGCTCGCGGGCGTCAACGGCACCGACCCGTTCCGGGACATGGACGTGTTCCTCGACCAACTGAAGGCGCTCGGTTTTGCCGGCGTGCAGAATTTTCCGACCGTCGGCCTGATCGACGGCATTTTCCGCGCCAATCTCGAAGAGACCGGCATGTCTTATGCGCTGGAGATCGACATGATCGCCAAGGCGCGCGAGAAAGACTTGCTGACGACACCGTACGTGTTCAGCGAGAAGGAAGCCGCCGCGATGGCGATCGCCGGCGCCGACATCATCGTCTGCCATCTCGGGCTCACCACCGGCGGCTCGATCGGCGCGCAGACCGCACTGAAGTTGCAGGACTGCCCGGCGCGGGTCGACACCTGGGCGTCAGCCGCGCTGAGCGTCAATCCGGACATTCTGGTGCTTGCTCACGGCGGCCCGATTGCTGAACCCGCGGATGCCGATTTCATCATGAAGAACACCCGTCACTGCCACGGTTTCTACGGCGCCTCCTCGATGGAGCGGCTGCCGGTGGAACGTGCGCTGACGGATCAGGTCCGAAAATTCAAGGCGATCGGCGCGCGATAA
- a CDS encoding ABC transporter ATP-binding protein has product MDSVAQRLSVVGAGAALELRGVTRLFGALAALTDITITVRPGERRAVLGSNGAGKTTLFNCITGDFPPSSGTIRFFGEDVTHFPPYERIRRGLRRTYQISALFPGLTVQDNVYLACCGVSRGRFSFLRPGQNDALMHAADNLVQAVHLAAVKDQRVAELAHGQQRQLEIALALAGAPRFVLFDEPAAGLSPTERAELVEILTSLPAHIGYIIIEHDMDVALRVVESVTMMHNGRIFKEGVPEEIQSDPEVQELYLGGGHE; this is encoded by the coding sequence ATGGATAGCGTCGCGCAACGCCTCTCCGTGGTCGGTGCCGGCGCCGCGCTGGAACTCCGCGGCGTCACACGGCTGTTCGGCGCGCTCGCGGCGCTGACCGACATTACCATCACCGTGCGCCCGGGCGAGCGCCGCGCCGTGCTCGGTTCTAACGGCGCCGGCAAGACCACACTGTTCAACTGCATCACCGGCGACTTCCCGCCCTCCTCCGGCACGATCCGCTTCTTCGGCGAGGACGTCACGCATTTTCCGCCCTATGAGCGCATCCGGCGCGGGCTGCGACGGACCTATCAAATCTCTGCGCTGTTTCCCGGCCTCACTGTGCAGGACAATGTCTATCTCGCCTGCTGTGGCGTCTCGCGCGGACGATTCTCTTTCCTCCGTCCCGGGCAGAACGATGCCCTGATGCACGCCGCCGACAATCTGGTGCAGGCTGTGCATCTGGCAGCGGTGAAGGACCAGCGCGTCGCGGAGCTCGCCCACGGCCAGCAGCGCCAGCTCGAGATCGCGCTGGCCCTTGCCGGCGCGCCGCGCTTCGTGCTGTTCGACGAGCCGGCCGCCGGACTCTCGCCGACCGAACGGGCGGAGCTGGTCGAGATCCTGACCTCGCTCCCCGCGCATATCGGCTACATCATCATCGAGCACGACATGGACGTGGCGTTGCGTGTCGTCGAGAGCGTGACGATGATGCACAACGGCCGCATCTTCAAGGAGGGTGTGCCGGAGGAGATCCAATCCGATCCCGAGGTGCAGGAGCTTTATCTCGGAGGCGGCCATGAATGA
- a CDS encoding SDR family NAD(P)-dependent oxidoreductase, translating to MAAVYSDLAGKVVLVTGGASGIGAAIVRHFAQQKSKVVFFDVKVDEGQRLARELSDQGLSAHFQRVDLTDIAALRAGVAEARNAYGATNILVNNAAHDERHNTEEVTPEYWDNRIAVNLKHQFFAAQAVLPDMKTGNAGVIINFGSVSWIAGQGGMAAYTASKSGVIGLTRSLARDYGPYNIRVNAIAPGWIMTERQLEKWMTPEGEVELMQRQCLKRRLVPDEVAKFTVFLASDEASACTAQHYVVDGGGWV from the coding sequence ATGGCTGCCGTTTATTCCGACCTCGCCGGCAAGGTCGTTCTCGTCACCGGAGGCGCATCGGGCATTGGCGCCGCCATCGTGCGGCACTTTGCGCAGCAGAAATCCAAGGTCGTGTTCTTCGACGTCAAGGTCGACGAAGGCCAGCGCCTGGCGCGTGAGCTCTCGGATCAGGGACTCAGCGCCCATTTCCAGCGTGTCGACTTGACCGATATCGCCGCGTTACGCGCCGGCGTCGCGGAGGCGCGCAACGCATACGGCGCGACCAATATCCTCGTCAACAATGCCGCGCACGACGAACGGCATAACACCGAGGAGGTGACGCCAGAATATTGGGACAACCGCATCGCCGTGAATTTGAAGCACCAGTTCTTTGCGGCGCAAGCCGTGTTGCCGGACATGAAGACGGGGAACGCCGGCGTCATTATCAACTTCGGCTCGGTGTCGTGGATCGCCGGACAAGGCGGCATGGCCGCCTACACGGCCAGCAAGTCAGGCGTCATTGGTCTCACACGCTCCTTGGCGCGCGACTACGGTCCCTACAACATCCGCGTCAATGCGATAGCGCCGGGCTGGATCATGACTGAACGCCAGCTCGAGAAATGGATGACGCCGGAAGGCGAGGTCGAGCTGATGCAGCGGCAATGCCTCAAGCGCAGACTCGTACCCGATGAAGTGGCAAAGTTCACCGTCTTTCTCGCTTCCGACGAGGCCTCCGCCTGTACCGCTCAACATTATGTCGTAGATGGCGGCGGCTGGGTGTGA